Proteins from a single region of Hordeum vulgare subsp. vulgare chromosome 6H, MorexV3_pseudomolecules_assembly, whole genome shotgun sequence:
- the LOC123402591 gene encoding receptor-like protein 2, whose amino-acid sequence MKKQQLRSSCKKCSNGPFVGCAAALVVVLLFSMASTATSCTEGEKGSVLQFLDGLSSDGGLAASWRRNSTDCCVWEGIACGADGSVTDVSLASKGLEGRVSPSLGNLAGLLRVNLSDNSLSGGLPLELVSSDSIVVLDVSFNRLGGDMQELPSSTPARPLQVLNISSNLFTGGFPSTWKVMNNLVALNASNNSFTGQIPSHFCSSSSLLAVVELCYNQFTGSIPPGLGNCSMLRVLKAGHNNLRGTLPNELFDASLLEYLSLPDNDLNGELDGVQIIKLRNLANLNLGGNNFSGKIPDSIGQLRKLEELHLDHNNMSGELPSALSNCTNLITVDLKSNHFNGELTKVNFSSLLNLKNLDLLYNNFTGTIPESIYSCRKLVALRISGNNLHGQLSPRIASLRSLTFLSLGFNNFTNITNTLWILKNCRNLTSLLIGGTNFKGESMPEDEIVDGFQNLQVLSIAGSSLSGNIPFWLSKLTKLEMLLLQDNQLSGPIPGWIRNLNLLFHLDISNNDITGEIPTALMEMPMLNSDKVAPRLDPRAFELPVYATPSRQYRITSAFPKVLNLGNNNFTGMIPEEIGQLNSLVILNFSSNSLSGEIPQQLCNLINLRVLDLSSNRLTGMIPSALKNLHFLSAFNVSHNDLEGQIPDGVQLSTFPDSSFEGNPKLCRHILHRSCDSTEGPSEGPVPSGGQFSTFQISGFEGNNKLCGAMLIHKCGSTEAPPATIMSTKQTYYKTAFAIAFSAFFGVGVLYDQIVLSRYFG is encoded by the coding sequence ATGAAGAAGCAGCAGCTCCGTTCCTCATGCAAGAAGTGCAGCAATGGACCTTTTGTTGGATGTGCTGCTGCTCTtgtggtggtgctgctgttctcCATGGCATCTACAGCCACTTCTTGCACGGAGGGGGAGAAGGGCTCCGTCCTGCAGTTCCTGGATGGGCTGTCGTCGGACGGTGGCCTCGCGGCATCCTGGAGGCGGAACAGCACTGACTGCTGCGTGTGGGAAGGGATCGCCTGCGGTGCGGATGGGTCAGTCACAGACGTCTCGCTGGCTTCAAAGGGCCTTGAGGGGCGTGTATCACCATCGCTGGGCAACCTCGCCGGCCTGCTGCGCGTCAACCTGTCCGACAACTCGCTGTCGGGTGGCCTGCCGCTGGAGCTGGTGTCGTCCGACAGCATCGTCGTCCTTGATGTCAGCTTCAACCGCCTTGGAGGAGACATGCAAGAGCTGCCATCTTCAACCCCTGCTCGGCCTCTGCAGGTATTGAACATCTCGAGCAACTTGTTCACGGGAGGGTTTCCGTCCACGTGGAAAGTGATGAACAACCTGGTCGCGCTCAACGCCAGCAACAACAGCTTCACTGGGCAAATACCGAGTCATTTCTGCAGCAGCTCGTCATTGTTAGCTGTGGTTGAGCTCTGTTACAACCAATTTACAGGCAGCATCCCTCCAGGACTTGGCAACTGCTCCATGCTCAGAGTGCTCAAGGCTGGACACAACAACCTCAGGGGGACTCTCCCCAATGAACTCTTTGATGCTTCCTTACTGGAGTACCTCTCGCTTCCGGACAATGATTTAAATGGAGAGCTCGATGGCGTGCAAATAATCAAGCTCAGAAATCTGGCTAACCTAAATCTTGGAGGGAACAATTTCAGCGGCAAGATTCCCGACTCAATAGGCCAGCTCAGGAAATTAGAGGAGTTGCATTTGGACCACAACAACATGTCAGGTGAGCTGCCGTCAGCTCTGAGCAACTGCACAAATCTCATAACAGTTGATCTCAAGAGCAACCACTTCAACGGAGAACTTACCAAGGTCAACTTCTCAAGCCTGCTCAATCTGAAGAATTTAGATCTTTTGTACAACAACTTCACCGGCACAATTCCAGAAAGCATATACTCTTGCAGAAAGCTGGTTGCACTGCGCATATCTGGAAACAATTTGCATGGTCAGCTTTCACCTAGAATAGCCAGTTTGAGATCCCTCACTTTCCTATCACTTGGTttcaacaattttacaaatatcacAAACACACTCTGGATACTGAAGAACTGTAGGAACCTCACTTCCCTACTTATCGGGGGGACCAACTTCAAGGGCGAGTCCATGCCAGAAGATGAAATAGTTGATGGTTTTCAGAATCTTCAGGTTCTTTCCATAGCTGGTTCCTCGTTGTCTGGAAACATACCCTTTTGGCTATCAAAGCTGACAAAGCTGGAGATGTTACTTTTGCAAGATAACCAACTCAGTGGGCCAATACCAGGCTGGATCAGAAACCTTAACTTACTGTTCCATCTAGACATATCGAATAATGACATTACAGGCGAAATTCCAACAGCCTTAATGGAGATGCCAATGTTAAATTCAGATAAGGTTGCACCCCGTTTGGACCCAAGAGCCTTTGAACTGCCTGTTTACGCAACACCATCACGTCAATATCGGATAACCAGTGCTTTCCCTAAAGTGCTGAATCTAGGAAATAATAACTTCACCGGCATGATCCCTGAGGAGATTGGTCAGTTGAACTCGCTTGTTATACTGAACTTCAGTTCAAATAGCTTATCAGGGGAAATACCACAGCAGCTCTGCAACCTGATAAATCTGCGGGTGCTGGACTTATCTAGCAATCGTCTCACAGGTATGATCCCATCGGCACTGAAGAACCTGCACTTCCTTTCAGCATTCAACGTTTCCCACAATGACCTCGAAGGACAAATTCCAGACGGAGTCCAGCTAAGTACATTCCCAGATTCTAGCTTTGAGGGGAATCCAAAGTTGTGTCGCCATATTCTTCATCGCAGTTGTGATTCAACTGAAGGACCGTCTGAAGGTCCTGTTCCATCTGGAGGCCAGTTCAGCACATTTCAGATTTCTGGCTTTGAGGGGAACAACAAGCTCTGTGGCGCCATGCTCATTCACAAATGTGGTTCAACTGAGGCACCTCCAGCCACAATTATGTCAACCAAACAAACTTATTACAAGACCGCCTTCGCGATTGCCTTCAGCGCGTTCTTTGGTGTAGGGGTGTTGTATGATCAGATAGTCCTATCAAGGTATTTTGGCTAG